A genome region from Nicotiana tabacum cultivar K326 chromosome 13, ASM71507v2, whole genome shotgun sequence includes the following:
- the LOC107782820 gene encoding NDR1/HIN1-like protein 13, which translates to MEERSPPPAGDINGKARNPLSSTTSLRLSLTPSRSPDQTYVVQIPRDQVYRVPPPENARIVENHRKPDSQKKNKCTCCCWILSVLIGLAIMIGNIVLIIRALYTPKCPEFSITNIHFKNVTHPSNGHGQKNNIHPQPYPQFEMELKIVNVNERMDVAFGKGNNGKAALIFKKHEIGQGKYPSISQKPKDSTNVHFNLDVGKLAGDTEKGLEVDKKPIMMTLSVHAPLEITSWAKDLKKNLIVTCDFDVESLMTNKSKIKSEICQTDF; encoded by the coding sequence ATGGAGGAGCGGTCACCACCACCTGCCGGCGACATAAACGGCAAGGCCAGAAATCCCCTTTCATCAACCACATCGCTGCGCCTCTCTCTCACGCCGTCTCGTTCGCCGGATCAGACCTACGTTGTCCAAATCCCTCGTGATCAAGTTTATCGTGTCCCTCCTCCTGAAAATGCCCGAATTGTTGAAAATCATCGTAAGCCAGAttctcaaaagaaaaacaaatgcacatgttgttgTTGGATCCTATCTGTGTTAATCGGTCTTGCTATCATGATAGGAAATATCGTGTTGATCATTCGCGCTTTGTACACCCCCAAATGTCCTGAATTTTCCATCACTAATATCCATTTCAAGAACGTTACGCACCCTTCAAATGGTCATGGCCAAAAGAATAATATTCATCCGCAGCCATACCCTCAATTTGAGATGGAGTTGAAAATTGTTAACGTGAATGAGAGAATGGATGTCGCCTTTGGTAAAGGAAATAACGGGAAGGCTGCCCTTATTTTCAAGAAACATGAAATTGGACAAGGGAAATATCCCTCGATTTCCCAAAAACCTAAGGATTCAACGAATGTACATTTCAACCTTGACGTTGGGAAATTAGCTGGTGATACTGAGAAAGGTCTTGAGGTTGATAAGAAGCCAATAATGATGACCTTGAGCGTCCATGCACCATTAGAGATCACGAGCTGGGCAAAagatttgaaaaagaatttgattgTTACGTGTGATTTCGACGTGGAATCATTGATGACAAATAAATCCAAGATTAAATCCGAAATATGTCAGACTGATTTCTAA